The nucleotide sequence GTAGACATAAAGTTGGAATTCAGTTTAGGAACGATAACCCCAATGGTGTTGGATTTCTGCTTACTGAGATTGGCGGCAAACTTGTTGGTTCTGTAACCGGTTTCCTTAGCTACCGACAATACTTTGTCTTTGGTCTTCTGGCTTATGGCCGGGTGGTCGTTTAGGCTACGGCTTACGGTAGCGGGAGAGATGTTCAGCTTCTGCGCTAAGTCGTATATGGTTATTTTCTTTGCCATTTTTGTTTGTGCAATATTATCGCAACAATATTACGCAACAAATCGAAATATACAAGGATAATTTCTTTTTAATTGGAAAGTAGTGTCTGTTTTTGTGGTTTTAGGCAAATTTAAAGCCTGTATATTGGGTAATTATCAATTTTTATGTAATTAATTTACGCAATCGGTTGCGTAATACATAAAATTTTATAGTTTTGTTTCGAGTCAACTAGACCTAAATAATCAAACCCAATTTTAATACACTTTGTATGAAACAACTATTAAGCGATTTTAAGCTATTTAAACGAACGCTATTTTTCTTGCTTCCTATGCTGCTTTTGTCTTATTCGGCATTAGCGCAAGATGATTTTACGGTTACGGGAACGGTAACGGATGAATACGATGCTCCCTTGCCAGGCGCTTCCGTCGTGGAGAAGGGCACTACAAATGGGGTGTCTACCGATTTTGATGGGAATTATTCCATTTCGGTTTCCAATCAAAATGCAACTTTGGTAATAAGTTACATTGGTTACGCCGAACAAGAAATTGCCATTGAGGGCAAGTCTCAGATCAATACTTCTATGGAGCCAAGTGCTTCCACCCTTGACGAGGTAGTTCTTGTCGGCTACGGGGCGGTGAAGAAAAAAGACCTAACAGGTGCCATCTCTCAAGTAGAGGCAGAAGATTTGGCCGACCAATCTACGAATTCCGTTACCGACGTTTTGCGTGGTAATGTTGCGGGTTTAAGTATTGGTTTGTCCTCTGGGCCTAAAGGGGTCAGTAATATTAGAATTAGGGGAAACAATGGTCTTTCGGCAGGGTCCAATCCTTTGATCGTAGTGGACGGTATCATATATAATGGCGACTTGTCAGATATTGCCCCATCAGATATTGACCGTTTGGATGTAATGAAAGATGCTAGTTCTGCTGCGGTTTATGGTGCTAGGGGCTCAAGTGGGGTGATTTTGATTACGACCAAAAGAGGAACCAGCGATAAGCCTACTATTAATATCAATTCGAGTGTGGGTATAGCTACGGATGCCTATAAGGAAAGACCATATGGACCGGAAGGCTACGCCAACTGGAGAACTGATGTCTTCAAAAGTATCAACCCACAATTGACAAAAGATAATCCGGGCCGATATGATAATCCTAACAATTTACCGGAAGGGGTTACTGTAGAGCAGTGGTTGGCATACGATGGTTCTGCGGGTGATCCTACACGGGCTTGGTTGAACCGTATCGGATTTCAAGATGTTGAAATTAATAATTACTTGGAAGGAAAGTCTATTGATTGGTACGATCGTATCATTCAAACCGGTATCAGAAATGATATCAATACCAGTATTTCCGGAAGAAATAACGGACTAAACTATTATTGGTCCGTAGGGCGTACTTCTAATGAAGGCATATACGATGGTGAAAAGTTTCAGACCTTACGTTCTAGGTTGAACCTTGACGCCGATATTAACGATTGGTTGACCGTGGGTATGAATACCCAATTTGCCAAACGTGATGAAGGGTTTATTGCGGCAGATAGGTTGCAGATAGAAAGGTCGTCTCCGTTTGGTTCCGAGTTCGATGATGATGGCAACCCTAGATTGAGTCCCCAAGACGACAGTGGGGCCGGGGCGACCAATGCTTTTTTATCTCAACAGTTTACCGATTTGATAGATTTGGAACATACGTTCAATTCTCGAGTGTATGCCAAGGTAAAATTGCCCTTGGGATTTACTTATGAATTAGGGTATACCAACAGATTGGAATTTAGGGAGTACTACAGACATCTACAATCGGCAAGTCCTCGAAATGTTGTGGGTGAAGGTTCTAGGGCCAATAGAAGAATATCGGAATGGCAATTGGATAATATCTTAAGATGGAACAAGACCATAGACAAACATCAATTCGATTTGACCTTCTTGGCATATGCCGAAAAGTTCAGGTCTTATGAGACCATAGCGAACGCCACTACATTTGAGCCCAATGATGCCTTAGGCTTCAGTAGTCTTGAATTGGGTACCGTTCCTACGGTAAGTAGTGAAGATGTAACCAGTACGGGCGATGCGTTTATGACCCGCTTCAATTACAATTATGACTCCCGTTACCTTCTTACCTTGACGATGAGAAGAGATGGCTATTCGGCCTTTGGGGCAGGTAATAAGAGAGGGTACTTTCCTTCTATTGCGGGGGCTTGGACCATTTCGAATGAGAGCTTCTTTAATTCCGAGTTCGTAAACTTTTTAAAACTAAGGGCAACCTATGGTGAAAATGGAAATAGGGAAATTGGTCGCTTTGTGTCCCTATCCCAACTCAGGGCGGGTAAATACCTAAATGCCAATGCCGACGGGGAGGTCTTTACCGTACCGACTTTTAACAATTTTACCCAAGAGAGTCCCGATTTAAAATGGGAAACTACAAAGGCGATAAACTTTGGTCTTGATTATAGTTTGGCCGATGGTATTGTAGAAGGATCGATCGAGGCCTACAGGAATATCACAACCGATCTTCTTGTTGAAAGAAGACTTCCAGATATTATTGGGTTTACATCCGTATTTACCAACCTTGGTGAGGTAGAGAACAAGGGAATTGAATTTAGTCTTTCTACCCTTAATTATGACAAAGAGAATTTTAACTGGACCACGAACTTCAATTTTTCGCTCAACCGTAGTAAGATCAACGAACTGTACGGTGATTTAGATGAAAATGGAAAAGAGCTTGACGATATTTCAAACCGATGGTTTATCGGTGAGGCTTCCGATGTAATCTGGGATTATGAGGTTCTTGGTGTTTTTCAGGAAGACGAGGCCGAAGCTGCTGCGGCAGTCGGACTTTCCCCAGGGGATTTCAAACTTAGGGATGTAAATAACGATGGTTTGTTTACCGATGAGGATAAAAAGTTTATCGGCCATAGAACACCGAGATTCCAAGCGGCAATGTCCAATCGCTTTACCTTGTTCGAAAACATCGACTTTTCTTTTGAGATGTATTCCAATTGGGGACAGAAACGTTTGTTCAACGAAGCCAAGAACAGAAATGGCTTTATTGACCGGACCAATTCCATTCAAACGCCATACTGGACCCCTGAGAACCCGACCAATGAATATGCGAGGTTGTTCTCAAGTGATGGTAGTGCGAGTTACGGTATATGGAGGGATGCTTCGTTCATAAGGTTGAACAATGTGACCATAGCCTATCGTTTTCCAACGGAATTCACTCAAAAATTTGCGGTTCAGAAATTACGGGTATATGCCAATGCAAGAAACCTTGCTGTTTGGGCGCCACATTGGGATTTTTATGATCCGGAGCCGACCGATATAGAAGGAAGAAATTCTAACGGAAGCAATAACCCCACTTTGCCCACGCCTCGATTCTTTACGGTAGGGTTGGACATTAGCCTTTAATATTCTAAATAAATAGACAATGAATAAAGAATTATATAAATATCGAAAAACCTTATTAGGCCTGACTTTTGTCTTTGCCTTGGCCTTTATCTCGTGTGAGGAAGAATTTTTAGATGCGGAACCTCAATCCTTTTTTACCCCAGGTAATGCCCTGAATACGCCTGATGGATTGAGTAGCTTAAATAATAATGCATTGGCAAGACTTACTTCGGAATTCTACGGGGATGGGGCACCGATCATTACGGAGAATATATTTTCAGAGGTTGCCGTGGAAGGAACTACCGACAAATCGGGGCCGGCCCAAGATTTAAACTTGTTGATCCTGCCGGATGCCAACTTGAATAGCTCCGATAGCAATAGAATTGGATGGTTCTGGAACCTCTTTTATGAAGGTATTAAGTTCAATAATACGGTAATTGGAAGAATCGACGATGCAGAATTTGAAAGTAACGAACAACGCGATGAAATTCTCGGTAAAGCCTATTTTTTAAGGGCATATTTCTATTACAGGCTTACACAGCAGTTTGGCGATATACCTTTTGTACAGGAAGAGGTAAAAACTCCTAAACTCGATTTTGTCAGTACGAGTCGAACGACTATTCTTGAGAAAATGAGGGATGATTTGAACGCCGCCGTTTCCATGGTGCCCGAAGTTTCTAACAAGGGGGATGTTAATAAAGCCGCTGTCTTGCACTTACTGACCAAAGTAAACTTGGCATTGGCCGATTTTGATGCGGCCATTACATCGGCATCACAGGTTATTGATGGCGGTCAGTTTAAATTAATGACCGATAGGTTCGGTTCTACGGCCGGCGATGCCACCAAAGATGTGACTTGGGACCTGCACAGGCCCCAGAACAAAAGTATACCTGGTAATACAGAGGGTATATTGATGTCGATCAGTCGCTTGGAATTTGAAGACAACGGTTCACGTGCCGCTACGACCGTACAACGTCAAGCCGTGCCTTTATGGTGGCGATTTATCAATACTCCCGATGGGCAGAACGGAATGTCCGATGCACCTGACGCTGAGATCAACCAGGTTTTTGAATATGGTAGAGGTATTGGTAGAAACCGTGGTACGGCCTATAGTACGGAGCAAATCTGGAAAGATGCCAATAGCGACCAAAGGTTTAAAGATGGCAACTGGGTTCAAATGGAAGATTTGGTGTATAATGCTCCAAGTTTGAAAGAAGCGGGTAATTCGTATTACGGTAAGAATTTAGAATTGTATCTTCCTGACGGTACGGCCTTATGTTCCGATACCATTCGTAACTGGTATGATTTTCCGCATTATAAATTTTCTATTCCAGATCCCTTGAACGTTAAACCTCAAGGTGGACATTCGGATTGGTACGTTTTTCGTATAGCGGAAACCCATTTATTGCGGGCCGAAGCTTATTTTTGGAAAGGAAACCTGGCAGAGGCGGCCAATGATATCAATGCCGTAAGAAGACGGGCCGAAGCCGACGATATAGCGGCCACAGATGTAAACATAGATGTTATACTTGATGAGCGCGCCCGTGAATTGTATTACGAAGAACCACGAAAGACGGAACTTACGCGAATAGCCTACATTTTTGCTATGACCGG is from Zobellia galactanivorans and encodes:
- a CDS encoding SusC/RagA family TonB-linked outer membrane protein produces the protein MKQLLSDFKLFKRTLFFLLPMLLLSYSALAQDDFTVTGTVTDEYDAPLPGASVVEKGTTNGVSTDFDGNYSISVSNQNATLVISYIGYAEQEIAIEGKSQINTSMEPSASTLDEVVLVGYGAVKKKDLTGAISQVEAEDLADQSTNSVTDVLRGNVAGLSIGLSSGPKGVSNIRIRGNNGLSAGSNPLIVVDGIIYNGDLSDIAPSDIDRLDVMKDASSAAVYGARGSSGVILITTKRGTSDKPTININSSVGIATDAYKERPYGPEGYANWRTDVFKSINPQLTKDNPGRYDNPNNLPEGVTVEQWLAYDGSAGDPTRAWLNRIGFQDVEINNYLEGKSIDWYDRIIQTGIRNDINTSISGRNNGLNYYWSVGRTSNEGIYDGEKFQTLRSRLNLDADINDWLTVGMNTQFAKRDEGFIAADRLQIERSSPFGSEFDDDGNPRLSPQDDSGAGATNAFLSQQFTDLIDLEHTFNSRVYAKVKLPLGFTYELGYTNRLEFREYYRHLQSASPRNVVGEGSRANRRISEWQLDNILRWNKTIDKHQFDLTFLAYAEKFRSYETIANATTFEPNDALGFSSLELGTVPTVSSEDVTSTGDAFMTRFNYNYDSRYLLTLTMRRDGYSAFGAGNKRGYFPSIAGAWTISNESFFNSEFVNFLKLRATYGENGNREIGRFVSLSQLRAGKYLNANADGEVFTVPTFNNFTQESPDLKWETTKAINFGLDYSLADGIVEGSIEAYRNITTDLLVERRLPDIIGFTSVFTNLGEVENKGIEFSLSTLNYDKENFNWTTNFNFSLNRSKINELYGDLDENGKELDDISNRWFIGEASDVIWDYEVLGVFQEDEAEAAAAVGLSPGDFKLRDVNNDGLFTDEDKKFIGHRTPRFQAAMSNRFTLFENIDFSFEMYSNWGQKRLFNEAKNRNGFIDRTNSIQTPYWTPENPTNEYARLFSSDGSASYGIWRDASFIRLNNVTIAYRFPTEFTQKFAVQKLRVYANARNLAVWAPHWDFYDPEPTDIEGRNSNGSNNPTLPTPRFFTVGLDISL
- a CDS encoding RagB/SusD family nutrient uptake outer membrane protein; the encoded protein is MNKELYKYRKTLLGLTFVFALAFISCEEEFLDAEPQSFFTPGNALNTPDGLSSLNNNALARLTSEFYGDGAPIITENIFSEVAVEGTTDKSGPAQDLNLLILPDANLNSSDSNRIGWFWNLFYEGIKFNNTVIGRIDDAEFESNEQRDEILGKAYFLRAYFYYRLTQQFGDIPFVQEEVKTPKLDFVSTSRTTILEKMRDDLNAAVSMVPEVSNKGDVNKAAVLHLLTKVNLALADFDAAITSASQVIDGGQFKLMTDRFGSTAGDATKDVTWDLHRPQNKSIPGNTEGILMSISRLEFEDNGSRAATTVQRQAVPLWWRFINTPDGQNGMSDAPDAEINQVFEYGRGIGRNRGTAYSTEQIWKDANSDQRFKDGNWVQMEDLVYNAPSLKEAGNSYYGKNLELYLPDGTALCSDTIRNWYDFPHYKFSIPDPLNVKPQGGHSDWYVFRIAETHLLRAEAYFWKGNLAEAANDINAVRRRAEADDIAATDVNIDVILDERARELYYEEPRKTELTRIAYIFAMTGKTAYNGESYSMDNFSQKNFWYDRIMEVTDFYNKGVKTIHGDEYTMSPYHVLWPVPSSAINANTQGRINQNEGYPGAELNVAPLTSIPEAESGS